A region from the Candidatus Electrothrix scaldis genome encodes:
- the mobB gene encoding molybdopterin-guanine dinucleotide biosynthesis protein B — translation MGRTPDAHPLAHPLTPYPLLGICGYSGSGKTTLIEALIPRLRSQGLQVAVVKDGAHKVQVDTPGKDSDRFFSAGADVALFGEQHFIRHHQQGDLIPFLVTLCSSYDIVFVEGHAATAVPKIWLSGPNGQHDLPQENKGPVLATLSKEQLSVDRVFEHVQSLISTTWEQTPIWGCVLIGGKSSRMGRPKHLIREKNQTWLEHAVEVLSPKVDQVVISGSGDIPKSLSHLPRIPDAPGLAGPLAGILSVMRWHGAASWLVMACDQPDVQAESLDWLLAQRRPGVRAVLPDLHGNGHLEPLLAWYDFRCRPQLEAIAASGSLRISRLANTTGICHVQPPEHLHSSWRNVNTPEQIQGTDKRACRKLENPC, via the coding sequence ATGGGAAGAACACCGGATGCCCATCCGCTGGCACATCCCCTGACCCCTTACCCTCTCCTGGGAATCTGTGGGTATAGCGGATCAGGTAAAACCACGCTGATTGAGGCCTTAATCCCCCGTCTGCGCTCTCAAGGCCTACAGGTTGCCGTGGTAAAAGACGGGGCACATAAGGTCCAGGTGGATACCCCTGGTAAGGATAGTGATCGTTTCTTCTCTGCGGGCGCGGATGTTGCCCTTTTTGGAGAACAGCACTTTATTCGCCATCATCAACAAGGGGATCTGATCCCCTTTCTGGTTACGCTCTGTTCCTCCTATGATATCGTGTTCGTGGAAGGACATGCGGCAACAGCTGTTCCCAAAATCTGGCTTTCCGGTCCAAATGGTCAACATGACCTGCCACAGGAAAATAAAGGACCTGTCCTCGCTACCCTGAGCAAAGAACAACTCTCAGTTGATCGGGTTTTCGAGCATGTCCAATCACTGATAAGCACGACATGGGAACAAACACCCATTTGGGGTTGCGTACTGATCGGTGGTAAAAGCAGCCGAATGGGTAGACCCAAACATCTTATCAGGGAAAAGAATCAAACCTGGCTTGAACACGCGGTAGAAGTCCTCTCTCCCAAGGTCGATCAAGTTGTTATCTCCGGTTCAGGAGACATACCCAAATCATTGAGCCACCTCCCCCGCATCCCTGATGCCCCAGGGCTGGCAGGTCCTCTTGCAGGCATCCTCTCTGTTATGCGCTGGCATGGTGCGGCCTCTTGGCTGGTCATGGCCTGCGATCAACCCGATGTCCAGGCAGAAAGCCTGGATTGGCTTCTTGCCCAACGCCGACCCGGTGTCCGGGCTGTCCTACCTGATCTGCACGGAAATGGTCATCTTGAGCCCCTCCTTGCCTGGTATGATTTCCGTTGCCGCCCGCAACTGGAAGCAATTGCTGCCTCGGGTTCTCTCAGAATCAGTCGCTTAGCCAATACGACAGGTATCTGTCATGTTCAGCCTCCTGAGCACCTCCATAGCTCCTGGCGCAATGTTAACACTCCAGAGCAGATACAAGGAACAGATAAGAGAGCTTGCCGAAAATTGGAGAACCCATGCTGA
- a CDS encoding rhomboid family intramembrane serine protease encodes MLIIPLSEGPQRRFPFITLLLILLNIGIFIYFQHSEQQRYMQAVSWARSSGLLEIEAQVYQEYLQRRHEGIPEVLQDSRKPAAAFQLLIQDDQFQSALRQQILIPPADPRFADWAPKRKTFEEKLDQSLAFRFGYSPARKNYLGITTYSFLHDGIIPLVGNMLFLWFVGSWIEIGIGRILYLGIYLMTGAFAALAFGFVEPLNQGPLLGASGALAGLMGTYLVIYCGRKNSVLCSLGFCSRHSTVFGWFLFPFWISKEIYLLANFPEMQNLAALAGGLLAGIFIGLIFQTQGGRQVGRTVDLGTPAKTKGTRFHLLPKQQNLEIPDSLTDKEAAKLRKKIREEIKKDPHNINMLIRLFQLEKRSPQSGEFHKAASKLLCQYVSLDNEQELQAYFQEYDQLCDAPRLHPSVMLALAKIHTRSGKTSQAARFLLLLMKQRPLYPGIPSSLFTLGCAYRDQGKEKRAEKCFQLICKQYPQTIISQQAEEMLTPPYSIAVRR; translated from the coding sequence ATGCTGATTATTCCTCTTTCCGAAGGTCCTCAACGACGTTTTCCCTTTATAACTCTCTTGCTCATCCTGCTGAACATAGGAATATTTATTTATTTTCAGCATAGCGAGCAACAGAGATACATGCAGGCGGTTTCCTGGGCCCGCTCTTCAGGACTCCTGGAGATAGAGGCGCAGGTTTATCAGGAATACCTTCAACGCCGCCACGAGGGCATTCCCGAGGTCTTGCAGGATAGCAGAAAACCCGCAGCGGCCTTTCAATTGCTGATCCAGGATGATCAGTTCCAGTCCGCGCTCCGCCAGCAGATCCTTATCCCACCTGCGGACCCCCGCTTTGCAGATTGGGCCCCAAAGCGCAAGACCTTTGAAGAAAAGCTTGATCAAAGCCTGGCATTTCGTTTTGGTTACTCCCCTGCCCGCAAGAACTATCTGGGCATTACGACTTACTCATTCCTCCATGACGGAATCATTCCCCTTGTGGGCAACATGCTCTTTCTCTGGTTTGTCGGCTCTTGGATAGAAATTGGTATTGGCCGCATCCTCTATCTCGGGATTTATCTCATGACCGGGGCCTTTGCAGCCTTGGCCTTTGGCTTTGTTGAGCCTCTCAATCAGGGTCCTCTCCTTGGAGCATCTGGTGCGCTTGCAGGGCTCATGGGAACCTATTTGGTCATATATTGCGGGAGAAAAAATAGCGTTCTCTGCTCACTGGGCTTTTGCAGTCGGCATTCCACCGTATTTGGTTGGTTTCTCTTTCCCTTCTGGATAAGTAAAGAAATTTATCTCTTGGCCAATTTTCCAGAGATGCAAAACTTGGCCGCGCTTGCAGGTGGTTTACTCGCGGGTATCTTCATCGGACTTATTTTTCAAACTCAAGGGGGAAGACAGGTAGGACGCACAGTAGACCTTGGTACACCTGCAAAAACAAAGGGGACAAGATTTCACCTTTTACCGAAACAACAGAATCTAGAGATTCCTGATAGTTTGACAGACAAAGAAGCTGCAAAGCTCAGAAAAAAAATTCGGGAAGAAATCAAGAAGGATCCTCATAATATCAATATGCTTATCCGACTTTTTCAGCTGGAAAAGCGTAGCCCGCAAAGTGGGGAATTTCATAAAGCTGCCAGCAAACTGCTTTGCCAATATGTTTCTCTGGATAATGAGCAAGAGCTTCAAGCATATTTTCAGGAATACGACCAGCTCTGCGATGCGCCCCGCTTACATCCCTCGGTCATGCTTGCTCTGGCCAAAATACATACTCGCTCCGGCAAGACATCCCAGGCCGCGCGCTTTCTCCTGCTCCTGATGAAACAACGTCCGCTCTATCCCGGCATTCCAAGCTCCCTTTTCACCCTAGGCTGTGCTTACCGGGATCAGGGTAAGGAGAAACGGGCGGA